The following coding sequences are from one Methanohalophilus halophilus window:
- the larB gene encoding nickel pincer cofactor biosynthesis protein LarB, which yields MNLKNLLQKYKNGEIGVDDTHACIQSLGYVPVCDVANIDTFRKHRTGIMEAVLAEGKTPEDILGIAKTQIEATGRVLITRLNEDQASCLENEFGSERIDWGIHHRTAAVHDGTPIGKTGGVVAIISAGTADINVAEEARMTAAEMGCETVKIYDVGVAGLHRLFNEVKNLESDRPDAVVVAAGREGTLPTVVSSLFDVPVIGLPVSTGYGIGAKGEAALYSMLQSCSVLSVVNIDAGFVAGAFAGRIANTVAAARKQTDSMVIENQQGRSS from the coding sequence ATGAATCTCAAAAATCTTCTTCAAAAATACAAAAACGGTGAAATCGGGGTTGATGATACTCATGCCTGCATCCAATCCCTGGGTTATGTTCCGGTATGTGATGTCGCCAACATCGATACCTTCAGGAAACACAGGACAGGCATAATGGAAGCAGTACTTGCAGAAGGAAAGACACCGGAAGATATTCTGGGAATTGCAAAAACCCAGATTGAGGCAACGGGTCGTGTCCTTATAACCCGCCTTAATGAAGATCAAGCTTCATGTCTGGAAAATGAATTTGGCAGTGAACGGATAGATTGGGGAATCCACCACAGGACTGCAGCTGTGCATGACGGGACACCCATTGGAAAGACCGGAGGTGTTGTGGCTATAATTTCAGCCGGTACCGCTGATATCAATGTTGCAGAAGAGGCACGGATGACGGCAGCAGAGATGGGATGTGAGACTGTGAAGATATACGATGTGGGTGTTGCCGGCCTTCACAGGTTGTTTAACGAAGTAAAGAACCTCGAATCTGACAGACCGGACGCTGTAGTGGTTGCAGCCGGCAGGGAAGGTACATTGCCAACAGTGGTATCGAGCCTTTTTGATGTACCTGTAATAGGTCTGCCCGTATCCACCGGATATGGAATAGGTGCAAAGGGTGAAGCTGCCCTATATTCGATGCTACAATCATGCTCAGTTCTGTCTGTTGTAAACATAGATGCAGGTTTTGTTGCCGGAGCATTCGCAGGCAGGATCGCCAATACTGTTGCCGCTGCAAGAAAACAGACTGATTCAATGGTTATTGAGAATCAACAAGGCCGGTCATCATGA
- the larC gene encoding nickel pincer cofactor biosynthesis protein LarC, translated as MKTLLFDPFSGAAGDMIMGSLISLGADGNKIKEILESILDISMLFEKNVKMGIESVNVKFNIPDFENARSYQEIENFIKGCGLASDTENDAIRVFGILANAESKVHGKPIEELHFHEVGQTDALADIIGSCIAMHQLGAREVLCLPINAGTGTVNTSHGIMPIPAPATLEILKTSGLEFYGKGNTELLTPTGAALLAHFAKTTLTIPAGKVQDTGYGAGDMDTDWPNVLRTFMIETGKALFRDEVEVLETNVDDVTGEVLGNLFDRLLENGAKDVSIIPATMKKGRAGHIIKVVTHSHHGEELARIIMEETGSLGIRTIPTKHRYIADRKMGTVELEINDTVYQIAIKIAYTPDSGILHISAEYDDCKEVSKITGIAVREIIRKAQTKARDKYE; from the coding sequence ATGAAAACTCTACTATTCGATCCTTTCTCCGGTGCTGCCGGAGATATGATTATGGGTTCATTGATTTCACTCGGGGCCGATGGAAACAAAATAAAAGAGATTCTCGAATCAATACTTGATATCTCAATGCTTTTTGAAAAAAACGTCAAAATGGGAATTGAATCTGTTAATGTCAAATTTAATATACCTGACTTTGAGAATGCCCGCAGTTACCAGGAAATCGAGAATTTCATAAAGGGATGTGGCCTTGCTTCAGATACAGAAAACGATGCTATCCGTGTTTTCGGTATCCTTGCAAATGCTGAATCAAAGGTTCATGGAAAACCAATTGAAGAATTACATTTTCATGAAGTGGGACAAACCGATGCTCTTGCAGATATCATCGGCTCATGCATTGCAATGCATCAGCTGGGCGCCAGAGAAGTGCTTTGCCTGCCTATAAATGCAGGAACAGGGACGGTTAACACATCTCACGGGATTATGCCGATACCTGCCCCTGCAACCCTTGAAATATTAAAAACATCTGGACTGGAATTTTATGGCAAAGGAAACACGGAACTCCTAACACCCACAGGAGCTGCCCTTTTGGCCCATTTTGCAAAAACCACCCTGACTATTCCTGCCGGAAAGGTTCAGGATACGGGATACGGGGCAGGAGATATGGACACTGATTGGCCTAATGTGCTGCGTACTTTTATGATAGAAACGGGCAAAGCACTATTCAGGGATGAAGTGGAGGTTCTTGAAACAAATGTCGACGATGTAACAGGGGAAGTATTGGGAAATCTTTTTGACCGGTTACTGGAAAATGGTGCTAAAGACGTATCCATAATACCTGCAACAATGAAAAAGGGAAGAGCAGGACACATCATCAAAGTTGTAACCCACTCACATCATGGTGAGGAACTTGCGAGGATAATCATGGAAGAGACCGGAAGTCTGGGTATTCGGACTATCCCCACAAAACACCGGTATATAGCAGATCGCAAGATGGGAACAGTGGAACTTGAAATTAACGATACAGTCTATCAAATTGCAATCAAGATAGCCTACACACCAGACAGTGGCATATTACACATCTCAGCAGAATATGATGATTGTAAAGAGGTCTCAAAAATCACCGGAATTGCGGTCAGGGAAATTATAAGAAAAGCCCAAACAAAGGCCAGGGATAAATATGAATGA
- a CDS encoding KEOPS complex subunit Pcc1 — translation MTSSSETIIETPDALKLYLSVKPELDRLVTDRSSIEIDVKDYQLIMRVTSDDLISMRSTLNTWYRLIKVASEMVTLTSPN, via the coding sequence ATGACTTCATCTTCAGAAACAATCATTGAAACTCCGGATGCCCTCAAATTGTACCTGTCTGTAAAACCAGAACTGGATAGATTGGTTACCGATCGTTCATCCATAGAAATAGATGTCAAGGACTATCAGTTGATAATGAGAGTTACATCAGATGACCTAATATCGATGAGATCCACATTGAATACCTGGTATAGGCTTATCAAAGTAGCATCTGAAATGGTCACTCTGACATCACCAAATTAA
- a CDS encoding rRNA maturation protein has translation MLISSSRSPSPPTRTLCKYLASFFNCEYVTRGKSGLQDILYGMDAETLLIVGQYHGNPASLTFFDSEGQQQLSIWMNVVFHDKPKKSSLKNSMPPIKGGGGLAGLLGGLLPESDNKSRCLIQVTDDLMSFYCNGNNLFNLKVKGFKTTAD, from the coding sequence ATGTTAATTTCCTCATCACGCTCTCCTTCGCCTCCAACCCGGACCCTTTGTAAGTATCTTGCATCTTTTTTTAACTGCGAGTATGTCACAAGGGGCAAAAGTGGTTTACAGGACATACTGTATGGTATGGACGCTGAAACCCTGCTTATTGTAGGGCAATATCATGGCAACCCTGCCAGTCTGACATTTTTTGATAGTGAAGGGCAACAACAATTATCCATATGGATGAATGTTGTATTCCATGACAAACCCAAAAAATCTTCTTTAAAGAACAGTATGCCACCCATTAAAGGTGGGGGCGGACTAGCAGGATTGCTAGGTGGTTTATTACCTGAGAGTGATAATAAATCCAGGTGTTTGATTCAGGTAACCGATGACTTAATGAGCTTTTATTGTAATGGCAATAATTTATTCAATCTAAAGGTAAAAGGGTTCAAGACAACGGCTGATTAA
- a CDS encoding DNA-directed RNA polymerase subunit P, which produces MDYKCTRCKRAVEIDYQYTGIRCPYCGNRILVKGRPTTIKTLKAE; this is translated from the coding sequence ATGGATTATAAATGTACCCGGTGTAAGAGAGCAGTTGAAATTGACTACCAATACACCGGAATCCGCTGTCCTTATTGTGGGAATCGTATTCTTGTAAAAGGAAGGCCTACCACAATAAAGACATTGAAAGCAGAGTGA
- a CDS encoding 50S ribosomal protein L37ae gives MAKKYSKKGRVSRSAGRYGTRYGRKDRKLVGDIEERTHMPHTCVKCDRPTVKRLGTGIWECKKCGHTFAGGTYTPSTSVGKTISRTVKKAVEQVE, from the coding sequence ATGGCAAAAAAGTATTCAAAAAAGGGAAGGGTTTCCCGTTCAGCAGGAAGATACGGTACCAGATACGGTCGTAAGGATCGTAAACTTGTTGGAGATATCGAAGAACGGACACATATGCCACATACCTGTGTTAAATGTGACAGGCCTACTGTAAAAAGGCTTGGTACAGGTATCTGGGAATGCAAGAAATGTGGCCATACCTTTGCAGGTGGTACATACACCCCATCCACTTCTGTGGGCAAAACGATATCCAGAACCGTTAAGAAAGCAGTTGAACAGGTTGAGTAA
- the rrp42 gene encoding exosome complex protein Rrp42, whose translation MKKMSGSEVISRLKRDYIYNLMLKGEREDGRQFDELRDIALETGVIDKAEGSAMVQYGDTQVMVGVKMQVGTPFPDSPAQGVIITSMELNPIASPDFEAGPPREKAIEMARIVDRGIRESGAIDINKLCITEGEEVWMVFIDVHVLNNSGNILDAASLGAIAALMTTTVPSEREGKGEDYPMPVREMPVGISLVKIGDEMVLDPTYGEESVCETRITISSNQDGSICSMQKSGSGSLSPAQVVKASQIAKEKGEIIREKYLLEI comes from the coding sequence GTGAAGAAGATGAGCGGCAGTGAGGTTATTTCCAGACTGAAAAGGGATTATATTTACAACCTTATGCTCAAGGGTGAACGTGAAGACGGTCGCCAATTCGATGAGCTAAGGGATATTGCTCTTGAAACAGGTGTCATCGATAAGGCAGAAGGTTCTGCAATGGTGCAGTATGGGGATACCCAGGTAATGGTGGGTGTCAAAATGCAGGTTGGTACTCCTTTCCCCGATAGTCCTGCACAAGGAGTTATCATAACCAGTATGGAACTTAATCCGATTGCTTCACCTGACTTTGAAGCAGGTCCTCCAAGAGAGAAAGCTATCGAGATGGCCAGGATTGTAGATAGGGGCATAAGGGAATCTGGCGCAATTGATATAAATAAGCTCTGTATTACGGAAGGCGAAGAGGTATGGATGGTTTTCATTGATGTCCATGTTCTGAATAATTCCGGAAATATACTTGATGCCGCATCCCTGGGTGCAATCGCTGCTCTTATGACCACAACAGTACCTTCTGAAAGAGAAGGAAAAGGTGAAGATTATCCCATGCCTGTGCGTGAAATGCCTGTTGGTATATCACTGGTCAAGATTGGTGATGAAATGGTGTTAGATCCCACTTATGGTGAAGAATCAGTATGTGAAACAAGAATTACCATATCCTCTAATCAGGACGGTTCCATTTGTTCAATGCAAAAAAGTGGTTCAGGTAGTTTGTCACCGGCACAAGTTGTTAAGGCAAGTCAGATCGCGAAGGAAAAAGGCGAGATTATACGAGAAAAGTATTTATTGGAAATATGA
- the rrp41 gene encoding exosome complex exonuclease Rrp41: protein MSDKPERFIDDEGLRLDGRRVDEIRPMKVEMGVLSRADGSCYLEWGNNKVLAAVYGPRELHPRRMQKPNEVLVRYKYNMASFSVEDRIRPGPSRRSTEISKVSGEAFEPVVMTQYYPGAVIDVFAEVLQADAGTRTAAINAATLALADAGIPMKGLVSACAVGKVDGQLVLDLNKPEDNYGQADLPVAMTQDGEITLLQMDGHLTPEELEEGLEMVKKGCQQILEIQREALVSRYGNEDEEGEEAEEESPEEVPESEEDEEEEEERDDSFDNEESEAENADENDLTEEDEGEEDERQ, encoded by the coding sequence ATGAGTGATAAACCGGAACGTTTTATTGATGATGAGGGTCTCCGCCTTGATGGAAGGCGTGTTGATGAGATCCGACCCATGAAAGTAGAGATGGGTGTGCTTTCAAGAGCTGATGGCTCATGTTACCTTGAATGGGGAAATAATAAGGTGCTTGCAGCAGTTTATGGTCCCCGTGAACTGCACCCGAGAAGGATGCAGAAACCCAACGAAGTACTTGTGCGTTACAAGTATAATATGGCCTCTTTTTCTGTGGAAGACAGGATAAGACCGGGTCCAAGCAGAAGAAGTACTGAGATATCCAAAGTCAGTGGAGAAGCTTTTGAACCTGTTGTGATGACACAATATTATCCTGGTGCTGTAATAGATGTATTCGCAGAAGTATTACAGGCCGATGCAGGGACCAGGACTGCTGCTATCAATGCAGCAACACTTGCTCTTGCAGATGCTGGCATACCCATGAAAGGGCTTGTTTCAGCCTGTGCAGTCGGTAAAGTTGATGGTCAGCTTGTTCTTGATCTCAACAAACCAGAAGATAATTATGGTCAGGCTGATCTTCCTGTCGCAATGACCCAGGATGGGGAAATAACCCTTCTCCAGATGGATGGACACCTTACTCCTGAAGAACTCGAAGAAGGCCTGGAAATGGTTAAAAAAGGCTGTCAACAAATTCTTGAAATTCAGCGTGAAGCCCTTGTTTCCAGATATGGGAATGAGGACGAAGAAGGCGAAGAAGCTGAAGAGGAAAGTCCAGAAGAAGTCCCTGAATCAGAAGAAGACGAAGAAGAGGAAGAAGAAAGGGATGACTCATTCGACAATGAAGAATCTGAAGCAGAAAACGCGGATGAAAATGATTTAACCGAAGAGGATGAGGGTGAAGAAGATGAGCGGCAGTGA
- the rrp4 gene encoding exosome complex RNA-binding protein Rrp4, translating to MKRKIVYPGQMLSENEKQAGTGTYVHEGKVYSLFYGVANDKNRVTVVPFSGKYIPSPRDYVIGYVIEVTSSNWIFDIGSPYDGLLHVSEYPKRVDSSMMRKEIGIGDCAILRIKDVNTSMKVELSMKDRGLRRLDEGRIIDVSTTKVPRIIGHNGSMVSMLKKESNCDIFIGQNGRIWLKGKDEDMNRLTQAIEIIENKSHISGLTNHISAFLRYEESDEIEEKEKPVPFTSSKKDYTEDACRKVDVLLSDEDEN from the coding sequence ATGAAACGCAAAATCGTTTATCCCGGTCAGATGCTTTCCGAAAATGAAAAGCAAGCTGGAACAGGTACGTATGTGCATGAAGGCAAAGTATACTCACTGTTCTACGGGGTAGCCAATGATAAAAATCGTGTAACAGTTGTTCCTTTTTCAGGTAAGTACATACCTTCCCCCAGAGATTATGTGATCGGTTATGTAATAGAAGTTACTTCGTCAAACTGGATATTTGATATCGGCTCCCCGTATGATGGACTTCTTCATGTATCTGAATATCCCAAAAGAGTGGATAGTTCAATGATGCGAAAGGAAATAGGCATCGGGGATTGTGCGATTTTGCGTATAAAAGATGTTAATACTTCCATGAAAGTGGAACTTTCAATGAAGGATCGAGGTCTTCGCCGTCTGGATGAAGGCAGGATTATAGATGTATCCACTACGAAGGTTCCACGTATCATCGGGCATAATGGATCCATGGTTTCAATGCTCAAAAAGGAATCCAATTGTGATATCTTCATAGGACAAAACGGAAGGATATGGTTAAAGGGTAAAGATGAAGATATGAACAGGCTGACACAGGCCATAGAGATAATCGAAAACAAATCTCACATATCAGGATTAACCAATCATATTAGTGCTTTCCTGCGTTATGAAGAATCCGATGAAATTGAGGAAAAGGAAAAACCTGTACCATTTACCAGTAGTAAGAAGGACTACACAGAAGACGCTTGCCGAAAAGTAGATGTGCTGCTTAGTGACGAAGATGAAAATTGA
- a CDS encoding ribosome assembly factor SBDS codes for MVSLDEALIARLKKGSNHFEVLVDPDGALEYRQGNDVKLETILAVEDIFSDAKKGDHAAESDIINSFGTDDVYEVAGNIIMHGELQLTQEQRKHFLEEKTKQVVSIIAHNALNPQTRAPHPPARIKTAMEEAKVHIDPLKSVDEQVKIVMKAIRPIIPIRFEEVDIKVQVPPSYAAKSYGEIANFGTLVRDKWENDGSWTAVVRMPAGLQNDFYGLINRLTKGDAETELL; via the coding sequence ATGGTCTCTCTTGATGAAGCTTTGATTGCCCGTCTTAAGAAAGGTAGTAACCACTTTGAAGTGCTGGTTGACCCGGATGGCGCTCTTGAGTACAGGCAAGGAAATGATGTAAAGCTGGAAACAATTCTTGCGGTTGAAGATATATTCTCCGATGCAAAGAAAGGAGACCATGCAGCAGAATCCGATATCATTAACAGTTTTGGTACGGATGACGTGTATGAGGTTGCAGGCAACATCATAATGCATGGAGAACTCCAGCTTACCCAGGAACAGAGAAAACATTTCCTTGAAGAAAAGACAAAGCAGGTTGTAAGCATTATTGCTCATAATGCTCTTAATCCGCAAACGCGTGCACCTCATCCACCGGCCCGTATTAAAACTGCAATGGAAGAAGCAAAAGTACACATTGATCCTCTCAAAAGCGTTGATGAACAGGTAAAAATTGTGATGAAAGCAATTCGTCCAATTATTCCTATCAGGTTTGAAGAGGTTGATATTAAGGTACAGGTTCCTCCTTCATATGCAGCTAAATCTTACGGTGAAATAGCAAATTTCGGAACCCTTGTAAGAGATAAATGGGAAAATGACGGTTCCTGGACAGCTGTAGTCAGGATGCCCGCAGGATTGCAGAATGATTTTTATGGTCTTATTAACCGGCTCACAAAAGGCGATGCTGAGACTGAGCTCTTATAA
- the psmA gene encoding archaeal proteasome endopeptidase complex subunit alpha, which produces MQMAPQMGYDRAITVFSPDGRLFQVEYAREAVKRGTTAAGIKARDGVVLLVDKRITSHLIEAESIEKIFQIDEHIGVATSGLVADARALVDRARVEAQVNVVSYDEPISVDVLSKKICDHKQTYTQYGGVRPYGTALLIAGVDGSTPKLFETDPSGALLEYKATAIGAGRNAFMEVFEEKYKEGMNLDEAIMLGMEALYNASDMKLDASTLEVGVVNVEDKMFSKYSSQQVESYVERILENHKDETEEAEDEEAEQ; this is translated from the coding sequence ATGCAGATGGCACCACAAATGGGTTATGATAGAGCGATCACGGTTTTTAGTCCTGATGGCAGATTATTTCAGGTAGAATACGCCCGTGAGGCAGTAAAGAGAGGAACCACAGCTGCTGGAATCAAAGCCCGTGACGGTGTAGTCCTCCTGGTGGACAAAAGAATTACCAGTCATTTGATTGAAGCTGAATCCATTGAAAAGATATTCCAGATTGATGAACATATCGGGGTAGCTACTTCAGGACTTGTAGCTGATGCACGTGCTCTTGTAGATCGTGCCAGAGTAGAAGCACAGGTTAATGTTGTCTCCTATGATGAGCCTATAAGCGTTGATGTGCTCTCAAAGAAGATTTGTGATCACAAGCAGACCTACACTCAGTACGGAGGCGTACGCCCTTATGGAACAGCTCTTTTAATAGCAGGTGTTGATGGCTCCACACCAAAACTTTTTGAAACAGATCCAAGCGGAGCACTACTTGAGTATAAGGCAACGGCGATTGGTGCAGGTAGAAACGCCTTCATGGAAGTTTTCGAAGAAAAATACAAGGAAGGAATGAATCTGGATGAAGCGATTATGCTTGGTATGGAAGCCCTTTACAATGCTTCAGATATGAAACTGGATGCATCCACTCTGGAAGTCGGTGTGGTGAATGTGGAAGATAAGATGTTCTCCAAATATTCCAGTCAGCAGGTTGAATCCTATGTGGAGAGGATCCTTGAAAACCACAAAGATGAAACCGAAGAAGCAGAAGATGAAGAAGCAGAACAGTAA
- a CDS encoding Rpp14/Pop5 family protein encodes MKVLPPTLRDPKRYLALELICEVRVSRDDFLNEIFSNSAALIGDFGSSQAGIRLLDFDDNMGILRCKRGSEDLTRAVLATITIVGGYPAIVNVLGIAGTVRSATEKYIEKRDPYSVPNDKHI; translated from the coding sequence ATGAAAGTCCTACCTCCCACTCTTCGGGACCCGAAAAGGTACCTTGCACTGGAATTAATCTGTGAGGTCCGGGTTTCACGGGATGATTTCCTCAATGAGATATTTTCCAATTCCGCTGCATTAATTGGAGATTTTGGTTCAAGTCAGGCCGGTATCAGGCTACTGGATTTTGATGATAATATGGGTATACTTCGCTGTAAGCGAGGTTCAGAAGATCTGACCCGGGCTGTACTTGCTACAATTACAATAGTAGGTGGGTATCCTGCAATTGTAAATGTGCTTGGAATTGCAGGTACTGTGCGATCGGCAACCGAAAAGTACATTGAAAAAAGGGATCCATATAGCGTCCCTAATGACAAACACATATAA
- the rnp3 gene encoding ribonuclease P protein component 3, which translates to MSRSDYYDLNIHVLPDGSSSVNQMLSIANHLGYSGIGITNHIDKEPSSDTSHEDIELIQGVQIEVRNSSKLHGLVGKFRKKVDVLVVHGGSESINRSAVENPNVDILTNLPTGRDNGFNHVLAKSAHDNEVAIAFNLDAIIKQRGGRRVHALAHFRKNLQLARKYNVSTVLTSNAMSCYDIRAPGEMIALAGLFGMEKNEANAALSTIPEGIIKRNRRNSSTPQGVRIIQYNSQELC; encoded by the coding sequence TTGAGCAGATCTGATTACTATGATTTGAATATCCATGTGCTTCCTGATGGTTCAAGTTCTGTAAACCAGATGCTCTCAATTGCAAACCATCTTGGATATTCAGGAATTGGCATAACGAATCATATTGATAAAGAACCATCATCTGATACTTCTCATGAAGATATAGAACTGATTCAGGGAGTGCAGATAGAAGTCCGTAATTCTTCAAAACTCCATGGTCTCGTTGGGAAGTTTCGCAAGAAAGTAGATGTCCTTGTGGTCCACGGAGGCAGCGAATCCATAAATCGCAGTGCAGTAGAAAATCCAAATGTAGATATCCTGACTAATCTTCCCACCGGCAGAGACAATGGTTTTAATCATGTCCTTGCAAAATCAGCCCACGATAATGAAGTGGCGATCGCATTCAACCTTGATGCCATAATCAAACAGAGAGGGGGAAGGCGGGTACATGCTCTGGCCCATTTCAGGAAAAATTTACAACTTGCAAGAAAATACAATGTTTCTACAGTACTGACGAGCAATGCTATGTCCTGCTATGACATACGGGCTCCCGGGGAAATGATTGCGCTTGCCGGATTGTTCGGTATGGAAAAGAATGAAGCAAATGCAGCTTTGAGTACTATTCCTGAAGGGATTATTAAACGCAACAGAAGAAATTCCTCAACCCCGCAAGGGGTTCGCATTATTCAATACAATAGTCAGGAGCTTTGTTAA
- a CDS encoding RNA-binding protein, whose translation MRVTAHATEDRDRVISSLKFLLPDIIRNSPDIDKQINSLVVDGHYGNPMVLYSLDFKRKAETSAFMDRLVSELSKSQRDELVRQLDERLDDQLMLHLRFSKQDAYSGKLVTESSSDAIAVKIKIATYPKDRNKALEMLEDFFEQI comes from the coding sequence TTGCGCGTAACTGCGCATGCAACCGAAGACAGGGACAGAGTAATCTCGTCCCTGAAATTTCTTTTACCGGATATCATCCGTAACTCACCGGATATCGATAAGCAGATAAATTCTCTGGTTGTGGATGGACATTACGGTAACCCGATGGTTTTGTATAGTCTGGATTTTAAGCGCAAGGCTGAAACTTCTGCTTTTATGGATCGTCTGGTTTCGGAATTATCTAAATCCCAAAGAGATGAACTTGTCCGGCAACTGGATGAGCGGCTCGATGATCAGCTGATGCTGCATCTGCGATTTAGCAAGCAGGATGCATATTCAGGAAAACTGGTTACGGAATCATCTTCCGATGCGATTGCTGTCAAAATAAAAATCGCCACTTATCCTAAAGACAGGAATAAAGCCCTTGAAATGCTGGAGGATTTTTTTGAGCAGATCTGA
- a CDS encoding 50S ribosomal protein L15e — translation MSKSFYSYVRDAWKRPDDSYVKDLRWERLQEWRREGSVTRVKRPTRVDRARSLGYKAKQGITVVRVKVHRGSRRNSRYMRGRRTQHMGKNKITGEKSLQRIAEERASRRHPNMEVLNSYWVGEDGKNKWFEAILVDPFHPAIVKDKDLKWICDSSSRGRTFRGKTSAGRKSRGMRSKGTGTEKTRPSVRSNNNQGK, via the coding sequence ATGTCAAAATCATTTTACAGTTATGTAAGAGACGCATGGAAAAGGCCTGATGATTCTTATGTAAAGGATCTCAGATGGGAAAGACTTCAGGAATGGAGACGTGAAGGCTCAGTAACCCGCGTGAAAAGACCTACCCGTGTAGACCGTGCACGTTCCCTTGGCTATAAGGCAAAACAGGGAATCACAGTCGTACGTGTAAAGGTACATCGTGGAAGCAGACGTAATTCCCGTTATATGCGTGGAAGAAGGACCCAGCATATGGGTAAAAACAAGATCACAGGAGAAAAGAGTCTCCAGAGAATTGCTGAGGAAAGGGCTTCACGCCGCCATCCTAACATGGAAGTACTCAACTCTTACTGGGTAGGGGAAGATGGAAAGAATAAATGGTTTGAAGCAATACTTGTGGATCCATTCCATCCTGCCATTGTTAAAGACAAGGACCTTAAATGGATATGTGACAGTTCCAGCCGGGGACGTACTTTCCGTGGAAAAACAAGCGCAGGAAGAAAGAGTCGTGGTATGCGCAGTAAAGGAACCGGTACGGAGAAAACCAGGCCGAGTGTCCGGTCCAACAATAACCAGGGCAAGTGA
- the cobT gene encoding nicotinate mononucleotide-dependent phosphoribosyltransferase CobT, which yields MDSFRSGHKDVPENPLFVCVLSNTETAYIEGLSAAGKSAKFTDYTPAGDAELLETGNIISVPVLPMTPPFNTPTPGLTTRAVLVTTGVPHVFVRAGMKFTPKVPMIDLEVPAGADIRNKIAVDDPYTVFKRAEETGKNLKAKSDFIVIGESIPGGTTTAQAVLNALGYDGKVSSSASVNPIGLKAQVVKQALESSGITHGKLRQDPLEAVRCVGDPMMPAVAGLVSGIGSGTRVILAGGTQMAAVFSIIKHMGMDTDNLSIVTTSYVANDETANFRDLAKQIGVEMFAEDLGFGKSKLVGLQQYEKGYVKEGVGAGGAFYMGRLLGHSRQEMTAQVEKICIDLADLLEDYE from the coding sequence ATGGATTCATTCCGATCTGGACATAAAGATGTACCCGAAAATCCTCTTTTCGTATGCGTGCTTTCCAATACCGAAACTGCATATATAGAGGGTCTTTCAGCCGCAGGAAAGAGTGCCAAATTTACAGATTATACTCCTGCGGGAGATGCTGAATTGCTGGAAACGGGGAATATCATAAGTGTTCCCGTATTGCCTATGACTCCTCCCTTTAACACCCCTACGCCTGGGCTCACTACACGTGCCGTTCTGGTTACTACGGGAGTTCCTCATGTGTTTGTGCGTGCAGGTATGAAGTTCACCCCTAAAGTCCCGATGATAGACCTTGAAGTGCCTGCAGGGGCGGATATACGCAATAAAATTGCAGTAGATGATCCGTACACTGTTTTCAAACGTGCAGAAGAAACGGGTAAAAACCTTAAGGCGAAGTCAGATTTCATAGTTATTGGGGAGAGTATTCCCGGTGGGACGACAACTGCTCAGGCAGTTCTTAATGCTCTGGGATATGATGGAAAAGTGAGCAGTAGTGCTTCAGTGAATCCTATAGGACTGAAAGCACAGGTTGTAAAGCAAGCTCTTGAATCTTCAGGTATCACTCATGGAAAACTCAGGCAGGATCCACTTGAAGCTGTACGTTGTGTGGGTGATCCCATGATGCCTGCGGTTGCTGGACTTGTTTCCGGTATAGGTAGTGGTACACGTGTAATTCTTGCAGGTGGAACACAGATGGCTGCCGTATTCAGTATTATAAAACATATGGGAATGGATACTGATAATCTTTCCATTGTTACTACGAGCTATGTGGCAAATGATGAAACTGCAAATTTCCGTGATTTGGCAAAACAGATTGGAGTAGAAATGTTTGCTGAAGATCTCGGATTTGGCAAATCTAAACTTGTAGGCCTCCAGCAGTACGAAAAGGGCTATGTGAAAGAAGGAGTTGGTGCAGGCGGGGCGTTTTATATGGGACGTTTGCTGGGTCACTCCCGTCAGGAAATGACGGCACAGGTGGAGAAGATTTGCATTGATCTGGCAGATCTGCTGGAAGATTATGAGTAA